The following are from one region of the Bos mutus isolate GX-2022 chromosome 18, NWIPB_WYAK_1.1, whole genome shotgun sequence genome:
- the CX3CL1 gene encoding fractalkine isoform X2, whose protein sequence is MMELSCSLKTVKGKSFCADPKEEWVQKAMKHLDHKASVSQKSGTFERQIGEGEPRTTLGAREMYRSAASEVNFTGESSSLGAESALGTSPGVAGSMGTRSSSTSKAPDGGTQKIELFNEAAFTTATSWQSSAADQPEAGLWTEGKASEATSTLVPSTQTLPTPVPSTQAPSTQTLPTPVPSTQTLPTPVPSTQAPSTQASSTQTLPTKTLSTQTLPTWVPSTQALPSLVPSTPDPSTPAPTLSYAVLEDSSGPGSLTVGIKVQDSSKNSLGSKEMSPSSAHTDAFLGSATVSSIFEVTVASEGTPSMDALASGSWGPETEELPKAKEPILTTAGPRSLGILMTSVPDSQVATRRQAVGLLAFLGLLFCLGVAMFAYQRLQSCPHKMVGDVVEGICYVPRSCGSNSYVLVPV, encoded by the exons ATGATGGAGCTGTCATGTAG CCTGAAGACTGTGAAGGGTAAATCATTCTGTGCTGACCCAAAGGAGGAATGGGTCCAGAAAGCCATGAAGCACCTAGACCACAAGGCTTCTGTGTCTCAAAAGAGTGGCACATTTGAGAGGCAAATCGGTGAGGGCGAGCCCAGGACCACCCTGGGCGCCAGGGAGATGTACCGGTCTGCTGCCTCAGAGGTGAACTTCACAGGCGAAAGCAGTAGTCTGGGGGCAGAGAGTGCCTTGGGGACTTCGCCAGGAGTGGCTGGTTCCATGGGGACCAGGTCCTCCTCCACTTCAAAAGCTCCAGATGGAGGGACTCAGAAAATTGAGCTTTTCAACGAGGCTGCCTTCACCACCGCCACGTCTTGGCAGAGTTCTGCTGCCGACCAACCTGAGGCAGGCCTCTGGACTGAGGGGAAAGCCTCTGAGGCCACCTCCACCCTGGTCCCCTCCACCcagaccctccccaccccagtcccctccacccaggccccctccacccagaccctccccaccccagtcccctCCACCcagaccctccccaccccagtcccctCCACCCAGGCCCCCTCCACCCAGGCCTCCTCCACCCAGACCCTCCCCACCAAGACCCTCTCCACCCAGACCCTCCCCACCTGGGTCCCCTCCACCCAGGCCCTCCCCTCCCTGGTCCCCTCCACCCCGGACCCCTCCACCCCGGCCCCGACTCTTTCCTACGCTGTCTTAGAGGACAGCAGTGGGCCTGGAAGCCTAACTGTGGGAATCAAGGTACAGGACTCTTCAAAGAACTCTCTAGGGTCCAAAGAAATGAGTCCCTCTTCAGCTCACACGGATGCCTTCCTGGGGTCGGCCACCGTGTCCAGCATCTTCGAGGTCACTGTAGCCTCTGAAGGGACCCCCAGCATGGATGCACTGGCCTCGGGCAGCTGGGGCCCTGAGACTGAGGAGCTCCCCAAGGCCAAGGAACCCATTCTCACCACCGCAGGCCCCCGGAGTCTGGGCATCCTTATGACCTCTGTCCCCGACTCCCAGGTGGCCACGCGAAGGCAGGCCGTAGGGCTGTTGGCCTTCCTCGGTCTCCTCTTCTGCCTGGGGGTGGCCATGTTTGCCTACCAGAGACTGCAGAGCTGCCCTCACAAGATGGTGGGGGATGTGGTGGAAGGGATCTGCTATGTCCCCCGGAGCTGTGGCAGTAACTCGTACGTCCTGGTGCCAGTGTGA
- the CX3CL1 gene encoding fractalkine isoform X3, giving the protein MKHLDHKASVSQKSGTFERQIGEGEPRTTLGAREMYRSAASEVNFTGESSSLGAESALGTSPGVAGSMGTRSSSTSKAPDGGTQKIELFNEAAFTTATSWQSSAADQPEAGLWTEGKASEATSTLVPSTQTLPTPVPSTQAPSTQTLPTPVPSTQTLPTPVPSTQAPSTQASSTQTLPTKTLSTQTLPTWVPSTQALPSLVPSTPDPSTPAPTLSYAVLEDSSGPGSLTVGIKVQDSSKNSLGSKEMSPSSAHTDAFLGSATVSSIFEVTVASEGTPSMDALASGSWGPETEELPKAKEPILTTAGPRSLGILMTSVPDSQVATRRQAVGLLAFLGLLFCLGVAMFAYQRLQSCPHKMVGDVVEGICYVPRSCGSNSYVLVPV; this is encoded by the coding sequence ATGAAGCACCTAGACCACAAGGCTTCTGTGTCTCAAAAGAGTGGCACATTTGAGAGGCAAATCGGTGAGGGCGAGCCCAGGACCACCCTGGGCGCCAGGGAGATGTACCGGTCTGCTGCCTCAGAGGTGAACTTCACAGGCGAAAGCAGTAGTCTGGGGGCAGAGAGTGCCTTGGGGACTTCGCCAGGAGTGGCTGGTTCCATGGGGACCAGGTCCTCCTCCACTTCAAAAGCTCCAGATGGAGGGACTCAGAAAATTGAGCTTTTCAACGAGGCTGCCTTCACCACCGCCACGTCTTGGCAGAGTTCTGCTGCCGACCAACCTGAGGCAGGCCTCTGGACTGAGGGGAAAGCCTCTGAGGCCACCTCCACCCTGGTCCCCTCCACCcagaccctccccaccccagtcccctccacccaggccccctccacccagaccctccccaccccagtcccctCCACCcagaccctccccaccccagtcccctCCACCCAGGCCCCCTCCACCCAGGCCTCCTCCACCCAGACCCTCCCCACCAAGACCCTCTCCACCCAGACCCTCCCCACCTGGGTCCCCTCCACCCAGGCCCTCCCCTCCCTGGTCCCCTCCACCCCGGACCCCTCCACCCCGGCCCCGACTCTTTCCTACGCTGTCTTAGAGGACAGCAGTGGGCCTGGAAGCCTAACTGTGGGAATCAAGGTACAGGACTCTTCAAAGAACTCTCTAGGGTCCAAAGAAATGAGTCCCTCTTCAGCTCACACGGATGCCTTCCTGGGGTCGGCCACCGTGTCCAGCATCTTCGAGGTCACTGTAGCCTCTGAAGGGACCCCCAGCATGGATGCACTGGCCTCGGGCAGCTGGGGCCCTGAGACTGAGGAGCTCCCCAAGGCCAAGGAACCCATTCTCACCACCGCAGGCCCCCGGAGTCTGGGCATCCTTATGACCTCTGTCCCCGACTCCCAGGTGGCCACGCGAAGGCAGGCCGTAGGGCTGTTGGCCTTCCTCGGTCTCCTCTTCTGCCTGGGGGTGGCCATGTTTGCCTACCAGAGACTGCAGAGCTGCCCTCACAAGATGGTGGGGGATGTGGTGGAAGGGATCTGCTATGTCCCCCGGAGCTGTGGCAGTAACTCGTACGTCCTGGTGCCAGTGTGA
- the CX3CL1 gene encoding fractalkine isoform X1 — translation MGLPPLSRSLCLAVLCHLVALLAGQQHGVNKCNLSCNKMTQKIPESRLVGYQRNRESCNDGAVILKTVKGKSFCADPKEEWVQKAMKHLDHKASVSQKSGTFERQIGEGEPRTTLGAREMYRSAASEVNFTGESSSLGAESALGTSPGVAGSMGTRSSSTSKAPDGGTQKIELFNEAAFTTATSWQSSAADQPEAGLWTEGKASEATSTLVPSTQTLPTPVPSTQAPSTQTLPTPVPSTQTLPTPVPSTQAPSTQASSTQTLPTKTLSTQTLPTWVPSTQALPSLVPSTPDPSTPAPTLSYAVLEDSSGPGSLTVGIKVQDSSKNSLGSKEMSPSSAHTDAFLGSATVSSIFEVTVASEGTPSMDALASGSWGPETEELPKAKEPILTTAGPRSLGILMTSVPDSQVATRRQAVGLLAFLGLLFCLGVAMFAYQRLQSCPHKMVGDVVEGICYVPRSCGSNSYVLVPV, via the exons ATGGGTCTTCCGCCTCTCTCGCGGTCGCTCTGCTTGGCTGTCCTCTGCCATTTGGTTGCGCTGCTAGCCG GGCAGCAACACGGTGTGAACAAGTGTAACCTCTCCTGCAACAAAATGACCCAGAAGATTCCCGAGTCTCGTCTAGTCGGCTACCAACGAAATCGGGAGTCCTGCAATGATGGAGCTGTCAT CCTGAAGACTGTGAAGGGTAAATCATTCTGTGCTGACCCAAAGGAGGAATGGGTCCAGAAAGCCATGAAGCACCTAGACCACAAGGCTTCTGTGTCTCAAAAGAGTGGCACATTTGAGAGGCAAATCGGTGAGGGCGAGCCCAGGACCACCCTGGGCGCCAGGGAGATGTACCGGTCTGCTGCCTCAGAGGTGAACTTCACAGGCGAAAGCAGTAGTCTGGGGGCAGAGAGTGCCTTGGGGACTTCGCCAGGAGTGGCTGGTTCCATGGGGACCAGGTCCTCCTCCACTTCAAAAGCTCCAGATGGAGGGACTCAGAAAATTGAGCTTTTCAACGAGGCTGCCTTCACCACCGCCACGTCTTGGCAGAGTTCTGCTGCCGACCAACCTGAGGCAGGCCTCTGGACTGAGGGGAAAGCCTCTGAGGCCACCTCCACCCTGGTCCCCTCCACCcagaccctccccaccccagtcccctccacccaggccccctccacccagaccctccccaccccagtcccctCCACCcagaccctccccaccccagtcccctCCACCCAGGCCCCCTCCACCCAGGCCTCCTCCACCCAGACCCTCCCCACCAAGACCCTCTCCACCCAGACCCTCCCCACCTGGGTCCCCTCCACCCAGGCCCTCCCCTCCCTGGTCCCCTCCACCCCGGACCCCTCCACCCCGGCCCCGACTCTTTCCTACGCTGTCTTAGAGGACAGCAGTGGGCCTGGAAGCCTAACTGTGGGAATCAAGGTACAGGACTCTTCAAAGAACTCTCTAGGGTCCAAAGAAATGAGTCCCTCTTCAGCTCACACGGATGCCTTCCTGGGGTCGGCCACCGTGTCCAGCATCTTCGAGGTCACTGTAGCCTCTGAAGGGACCCCCAGCATGGATGCACTGGCCTCGGGCAGCTGGGGCCCTGAGACTGAGGAGCTCCCCAAGGCCAAGGAACCCATTCTCACCACCGCAGGCCCCCGGAGTCTGGGCATCCTTATGACCTCTGTCCCCGACTCCCAGGTGGCCACGCGAAGGCAGGCCGTAGGGCTGTTGGCCTTCCTCGGTCTCCTCTTCTGCCTGGGGGTGGCCATGTTTGCCTACCAGAGACTGCAGAGCTGCCCTCACAAGATGGTGGGGGATGTGGTGGAAGGGATCTGCTATGTCCCCCGGAGCTGTGGCAGTAACTCGTACGTCCTGGTGCCAGTGTGA